The following are from one region of the Mesorhizobium sp. B4-1-4 genome:
- a CDS encoding tetratricopeptide repeat protein: protein MRQGNFAAAATMAVVLMITGCTTNNNVDTTKTTAIQPAAKNIDTSDLAQGKAQFRDANYGLAEQHFRKAVELKADSAEAWMGLAASYDELGRFDFADRAYDQLLKVAGRRPQIVNNMGYSQLLRGNKKKARALLLEAKAGMADPTVVNANLALLNKG, encoded by the coding sequence ATGCGTCAGGGAAATTTTGCGGCGGCGGCCACCATGGCGGTCGTCCTTATGATCACCGGGTGTACGACGAACAACAACGTCGATACGACCAAGACTACGGCCATTCAGCCCGCGGCAAAAAACATCGACACCTCCGATCTGGCACAGGGCAAAGCGCAGTTTCGCGACGCCAATTATGGTCTGGCCGAACAGCATTTCCGCAAGGCCGTCGAATTGAAGGCCGACAGTGCGGAGGCCTGGATGGGGCTTGCCGCATCCTATGACGAGCTCGGCCGCTTCGACTTCGCCGACCGCGCCTACGACCAGCTCCTGAAAGTCGCCGGCCGCAGGCCGCAGATCGTCAACAATATGGGCTATTCGCAACTGTTGCGCGGCAACAAGAAGAAAGCCAGGGCGCTGCTGCTCGAGGCCAAGGCCGGCATGGCCGATCCGACAGTTGTCAACGCAAATCTCGCCTTGCTGAACAAGGGCTGA